A region from the Brassica napus cultivar Da-Ae chromosome C8, Da-Ae, whole genome shotgun sequence genome encodes:
- the LOC125591102 gene encoding RPW8-like protein 3: MPIGEVIVGAALGITLQVLHEAIIKAQDRSSTTKCILVRLDATISRITPLVAHVDKISKRVEGSQRKVIEELKRLLEKAVPLVEAYAELRRRNLHKKHRYKSSIKELEASLRWMVDVDVQVNQWLDIKELVAKMSEMNTKLDKITCQPTDGSCFKSNDSTSPVLSQSSNLKATDGSSEEDEEESPSSGSEPRIDIHLRWSSRKGRKAREIRFMAK, translated from the exons ATGCCGATTGGTGAGGTTATTGTAGGGGCTGCTCTTGGAATTActctgcaagtgcttcatgaaGCTATCATAAAAGCACAAGATAGATCTTCAACCACAAAATGTATCTTGGTCCGCCTCGATGCTACAATCTCCAGGATCACTCCGTTGGTGGCTCATGTCGATAAGATCAGCAAAAGAGTAGAAGGTTCTCAGAGGAAAGTCATTGAAGAACTCAAGCGTCTTCTTGAAAAGGCTGTTCCTCTTGTTGAGGCTTATGCAGAACTCAGACGCAGAAACCTACACAAGAAGCATAG GTACAAGAGTAGTATCAAAGAGTTAGAAGCTTCATTAAGATGGATGGTAGATGTGGATGTTCAAGTCAATCAATGGCTAGATATCAAAGAACTTGTGGCCAAGATGTCTGAAATGAACACAAAACTCGACAAGATCACGTGCCAACCAACTGATGGTAGTTGTTTCAAGAGCAATGATAGCACATCACCAGTGCTATCACAAAGTAGTAATCTCAAAGCAACAGACGGATCTtcagaggaagatgaagaagaaagccCAAGTAGTGGATCCGAACCAAGGATCGATATCCACCTGCGATGGAGTTcaagaaaaggaagaaaagcTCGTGAGATCCGATTCATGGCCAAGTGA